One window of Triticum dicoccoides isolate Atlit2015 ecotype Zavitan chromosome 5A, WEW_v2.0, whole genome shotgun sequence genomic DNA carries:
- the LOC119304277 gene encoding uncharacterized protein LOC119304277, with protein MAAPRPWSSLHEDLLRRIILLLTCIADRVRASAVNKHGRLVALQNPSPLPCLVRPSTTLTESYRIFGRFPDPRPSLSTEGRAERFCGSAPGGWFVVATPHGRGHALLNLGTGERVALPDRVCIPINSGDIRCPMMIRAAAISAAPSSGACVVAAITSTRTTMAFCRPGMECWTSLPAKMTARPNAQDLTYHDGWFWAVDSDDDLFCYKAELSTSRQTILHLAYGIGAPRTDMAHGEIVSRYLLPSASGADLLMVRRFISPATGRTSRFQVFRLQKAQEGRPASWRVYKMTRQLLFVGRACSKAFDTGHAGNPGYIYFLDDVYPGGPHQQNQYPCADAGGWGYSIPGEIQRCLPSAPPSDTSSCIWYHH; from the coding sequence AtggcggcgccgcgaccatggtCCAGCCTCCATGAAGACCTTCTCCGCCGTATCATCCTCCTGCTAACGTGCATCGCCGACCGCGTGAGGGCGTCGGCCGTCAACAAACACGGGCGCCTGGTCGCGCTCCAGAACCCGTCCCCGCTGCCATGCCTCGTCAGACCGTCCACCACCCTGACGGAGAGCTACCGGATCTTCGGTCGCTTCCCCGATCCGCGCCCGTCCCTCTCCACCGAGGGCCGCGCAGAGCGTTTCTGCGGCTCGGCTCCAGGCGGCTGGTTCGTGGTCGCAACCCCGCACGGGCGCGGCCACGCCCTGCTCAACCTCGGCACGGGCGAGCGCGTCGCCCTCCCGGATCGCGTCTGCATCCCCATCAACTCCGGCGACATCAGGTGCCCCATGATGATCCGCGCAGCCGCCATCTCTGCCGCCCCGTCTTCTGGTGCCTGCGTGGTCGCTGCCATAACGTCCACCAGGACAACCATGGCCTTCTGCCGGCCGGGCATGGAGTGCTGGACGTCGCTGCCGGCAAAGATGACGGCCCGGCCGAACGCCCAAGACCTGACTTACCACGACGGATGGTTCTGGGCCGTCGACTCGGATGACGACCTCTTCTGCTACAAGGCCGAACTTTCGACATCTAGGCAAACCATTCTACATCTTGCCTACGGGATCGGTGCTCCCCGGACGGACATGGCACACGGCGAGATCGTGTCCCGCTACCTCCTGCCATCCGCCTCTGGCGCCGATCTGCTGATGGTGAGGAGATTCATCTCGCCGGCGACAGGCCGCACGTCCCGGTTCCAAGTCTTCAGGCTACAGAAGGCACAGGAGGGCCGGCCGGCTTCCTGGCGCGTCTACAAGATGACCCGGCAGCTGCTCTTCGTCGGCCGGGCCTGCTCCAAGGCCTTTGACACCGGACACGCCGGCAACCCGGGCTACATCTACTTCCTCGACGACGTCTACCCTGGTGGTCCGCACCAGCAGAACCAGTATCCTTGTGCTGATGCGGGCGGGTGGGGTTACTCAATCCCCGGTGAGATCCAGCGCTGCCTGCCATCGGCGCCACCCTCAGACACCTCGTCGTGCATTTGGTACCACCATTAA